TGACATGGTCATCGGGCAGGCGCACCTTCATAAAGGTACAAAAGAAAAGGCTTGGCGCAAGGCATTTCGTTCGTCTGGATACGTCCTTCAGTTTGCTGAAAAGCAATTTTTTGAGGAGACGGTTGAAAAGGAAATGATGTACGGCCTATTGAATCAAGGTGTCTCACTCAACGATGCGCAAACCGAAGTGCAGAATGTCGCACAAGCACTCGGCATTCAAGAACAGATGCTACGACGCTCTCCCTTTACATTAAGCGGAGGTGAGCAGCGCAAGGTCGCGATCGCGAGCATTCTAGTTATGCAGCCGACCATCCTCCTTTTAGATGAACCAACTGCAGGTTTGGACCCGCTCGCCAGTCGTCATGTGATGGACGTTTTAAAAAAGTATCACCAAGAAACTCAATGTACCGTTGTGCATGTGAGTCACGAGATTGAAGAGGTGTATCATACTGCTGATATCGTCTTACAGTTAGAGCAGGGGACGATCGTCAATTCAGGCGATCCAGGAACGATCTTGCTCGAACAAACATATACAGCACCGCCAGTGCCTCTTAAACTGGCCCAAGACATCGAAGCGCTGACATCTCAACCCATTCGTCAGCCGACGAAGCATGTCACTGCACAAGACCTTTTTGAGGCATTGTATCAAGTGTATGGAAGCTGTAGGTGACGCGATGAAATCAATGTATGTTGCGCAAGACTCAGTCATCCATAAGACAGATCCACGCGCAAAGATTGTGATGATTATTGTAGT
Above is a window of Litoribacterium kuwaitense DNA encoding:
- a CDS encoding ATP-binding cassette domain-containing protein, with amino-acid sequence MDITLKEIAVAYTDESAVPPALLRVTYTFRKGVWYSVIGKAGAGKSTLLQLLAGLLKMNEGDMVIGQAHLHKGTKEKAWRKAFRSSGYVLQFAEKQFFEETVEKEMMYGLLNQGVSLNDAQTEVQNVAQALGIQEQMLRRSPFTLSGGEQRKVAIASILVMQPTILLLDEPTAGLDPLASRHVMDVLKKYHQETQCTVVHVSHEIEEVYHTADIVLQLEQGTIVNSGDPGTILLEQTYTAPPVPLKLAQDIEALTSQPIRQPTKHVTAQDLFEALYQVYGSCR